CAAAAAATCAAGTTTATCCTGAATCTTCTAGGAAGGCCAGTGAACAGTCACATCTTGAGACTCCTAACCTGGGAAATGGGTATATTCAGGTGCCTAATTTTTGCTCAGAATGCCCTCCAAACCGGGAAGTGTACATGTTGAGTTCGGATGCAAATATGCACCCTGCATATCAAAATGATCCTCGATTTGTGCATCCTAAGACCCATAATCATGAAAGAGGATGGACTTCACCACATCAGTCAAATCCTTGGGCCGAGGAATCAAGACCACATATATCTGTTGCTGGAAGGTTGGCTGATGGCTACACTATTGAAAATGGTATGAATATTCTCCATGGTCGTGGTAATGTATGTGATAGACACCATGTGCAATCACCTTACATCCATCATGAAGATCAACGATATGCTCGGTCTGGGTTAGAGTATGGTAATCAAGTGTTTCAAGACCATGCTGTTGCAAGTGGATCACATATTCATCTGCCATCTGCTGACGGAATTCGCTTTGTAAATCCTGCTTATAGATATGTGGATGATAATCTCCACCCGGCACCCCAATGTCACATTCCTTCACAAGCTCTATGGAGAAATGGTGTTCCCTCCTATGAGGCATCAGTTTCACATCAGCTCGCGAATGGCTCTGTCGGTACTGGAGTCATCCGAGGTACAGTGGAGGGTAGTCCCAGGGTTCAAGCTTTTTTGGAGAATCAGAATCTTTGGGCTGATTCATCCCAAAAAATTGTCTTCAATGGGTCTCACATACCTGAACATTTTAATCTCCAAACTGTAAAATTGACTCCTAATATGTACACTGTGGAGAATCCTCAACAATATGGTCTGGAACCCGTTCAATCAGCAGCTGAGTTGACTAAGTTTGGTACTTCCAAAGGCCCTTTTCAGAAGGCTGACCCAGCATCTTTAGCAGATGATAAATCAATTCCTCTTGCTGATGCTAGTATAGATTTTAGAAACGATACAGATATTATTAAAGAATCAAATCATGCAGGAGCAGTAGAAAATTCTGTTACTTGTGGCATTATAGACAAGGATTCCAATGGTTTAACATCTTACGCATCCATTAAATCGAATGTTCCGGAGCCCACTGTAGAAAATGGTGGGATTGCAACAATAGAGGCAACTGATGTTGGTTTTCCTAAGGAGTCCCTGCATGTCCAGTTGGAAGTCTTGCCGGAGTTAACTGCATGTGTAGAAGAGGCGGCCTTGCGAAGTATGAAGGAGATGGAGTCTAAAATTCAAGATGATGCCGCTTTGGGGGTTGAGCATAAATTAGTTGCAAATGAACATACTCGAAAGGACGCGGATGGAGTTGTAAGTATTGAGTAaattttatcattaattttagTGTCCTTTTTTTAACTAAAACTCTTTTTCTTGCTTTATATAGGATGCCGATACAGAATTGGAAGTAGATTTCGATAACGAAAATGTTTACAAATCTAAGATAGAGCCGACAAAAGCTGAAGCAGAAGCGATTGATCAAGGATTACAggttaaaattgatattttatgagttTATGTGATCTTCATGCCATTGGAGAAATTTTATGTCCATCATAAATGTTTTAATGTTAAATAGTTTTTTTCTGATCGCGTGGTGCCATTTATTGTTTCTACATTTCGTTACCCTTGTAGACAATAAAAAGTGAAGATCTGGAGGAGATCCGGGAGTTAGGTTCTGGGACATATGGTGCAGTCTATCATGGCAAGTGGAAGGGCTCTGATGTAGcaataaaaagaataaaagCCAGCTGCTTTGCTGGAAAGCCTTCTGAAAGGGGACGACTGGTAACCTTTTCCTTTCAATTAAATGCGTAGTTGCTTTAAAACAATCTTCATTTCCATGTTGCAATTTTCATCCAGTGTTTATTATATACAACATTGAGTATTTGTGGACGTTTGCCGCAAAATGTtgtgttttatattttattcaacgaatcaatatttttaaagttCTTGCCGATGATTTCACCAACAGGACGAACTAGTTGGAAAATGATATAGTCTGTCTCTTTTTTAGAATCCTCTTAAAATGCCGATGAAGTAACCTTTTTGTTCAGATCAAGATAATTTCTGAAGCAAATGTGTACCTGCTGGTTTGTTTATAGAAAGAGCAGGTGCTGATGATAAATTGTGTAATTTCTGGAATGACTTATGATACATTTGGTTAAGTTCAACGTCTCCGACTCTCCTTGATGAACACTGATATGACCTTATAATAGTTCTTCGTTTGCTACTGGTGATTATACCCTCCTATGTATTTTGTAACTTTTACTGCAATGTTGTCAGTATATTAACTGAATTATAACGTGTTTTTTGGTTTCTTTGCATGTTTTGTTCTTAAAATACTTGGTTTAGTAACTTGTTTAGATTTTTCCTGTCATATTGGTTTTTAAGTTTTAACTCAATCTTTCTTAAACATAGATTGCGGATTTCTGGAAGGAGGCGCTGATATTAAGTTCATTGCACCATCCAAATGTTGTCTCTTTTTACGGTGTAGTTCGTGATGGTGAAGATGGATCTTTAGCAACAGTGACCGAGTTCATGATTAATGGATCTCTTAAACAATTTTTGCAGAAGAAAGACAGGTTATTTTCTGTCTTTGGCCTGCATATTGTAACCCCTGCATATTGTAACCCCGATTATTGATATGCGatgtttatgattattttttgaGCAGAACAATCGACAGACGCAAAAGACTAATAATAGCAATGGATGCTGCATTTGGTATGGAGTATTTACACGGAAAGAATATCGTCCATTTCGACTTAAAATGTGAGAATCTGCTGGTAAATATGAGAGACCCTCATCGTCCAGTTTGCAAGGTAAGTTTAGTAACTGAACAAGGACATTTGAGTTTCTGTGGTAGTCCATTTACTGCATTTACTACATGATTAGATGTGGATGAAGGGCAAaactaaaactcgaaaattttaGGATgggcaaaatattttaatatgtatgATACCTAAAACTgtgaattaatataaatttaagatGAAGGAggataggggtgtcaaaatcagacacgacccaccaacccgacacgattcaacccgaaaaaaaattagatttgggtttggggttttcgggtttgGGTCAGATcaggttggacccgatagctgacccgaaaaaattgatcgggttgggtcgggttgacccgagttgacccgaaaattttaatttttttttaaaaaaatataattaataaatattgcctatatttttatatattgtatgtctgaaaaaatatttattgtatatttatatcataaattttcagaatttattgtttattttgaatttttttattttctaaacaattgtttatttgatttagtaaatatattttatttttctacaattagaatttcaaatttaaatcatatatatgagggatatattgttattatgtatttaaattaaaatattttttttttgaattttatttagttttctttaaaaaattttataaaaaaaatagaaatcgggTTAATCGGAATGAACGGGTTAATCGGAttgattcgggttcgggttcgggttggctcgggttcgggttgagcaatttttaaATAGTACTATTGCTTAAGTcgacccaacccacccgaattgacacccttaaAACAGGTTACCGTCAGGGACGTAAACAGGAACTTTCAATCTTGTGGGcgaattttttttcgattttttcgtaCTCCCGGTATTAATTTTGGCCCCAAATACAATACACAACTTGACTAGAAATTGCCCAAATAAAAACCGATGAATCATCATACGCTCAAGGAACACTCATTATTCCATGTTCATTCTGACCTTTCCAACAACTCAGATGACAGGAGATTCTTACAAAATATTCAAcccaatatttaaaaaaatagtaaaaataatcAGTAATCCCAACATACAATTAACAATAACATTAAAAACATCACACCAAAATTTATCAAACAAAATTatctctaaaatatttaatacaaaCCGAAAATTTGCATATttgtaagaaaagaaaaagatccATTAGTTTCTCGATATTAGGCTAAGGTAATTTATATTTTGACAATTCAAAAATTATGGGCTGTACTACCAAAATTTTTTGGCTTAGTTCTCCAATGTTAAGCAAGGATAATTTAagacatattttaaaaattataggctgaattattaaataaatttggcCCAAAATTCCTAGTGGGTTGCCCACATAGTACCATGGCTCTTGTCAACTTGCCTCTGTTTCTCAGGATGTCTGCTTGTAATCATCAATGTAAAAGTTTATTTGCATGGTAACTTTGCTACCctgattttgttttattaacTGAATGTCTTTATTTGGCTTTGATATTCTCTGGGAGTTGGGTGATTTGggaatatgatatatatatatttttaatctaAACCCGTTTTCTTTTGACTGAATTTCATTTTAGATTGGGGATCTTGGCCTATCGAAGGTGAAACAACACACTTTAGTGTCCGGTGGTGTTCGTGGGACATTACCATGGATGGCACCCGAACTCCTGAGTGGGAAGAGTAAGGTTACTGAAAAGGTAATTGTGCTTAAATTGGAGCTGCTGTACCTGTTTTTTGACGTCTTTTTCACACATTCATGCCGATGTTCTatttatattttacattttcattcTTCAGATTGACGTTTACTCGTTTGGGATTGTCATGTGGGAGTTGCTGACTGGTGATGAACCCTATGCAGATATGCACTGTGCTTCCATAATTGGTATGCTCCATATTTTTGAGCATTTGATTCTTGGATGATCACCGTTTGTTTTATCTCTCGACGAGTCCAATTTatataattacataaatatGCTCGCTCTATCTCATTATTCTTCAATTTCTTGAACGCTTCGATTTAAAATAAGAAACGTCCTAACTATAACACGTAGGAGGGATCGTGAACAACACATTACGCCCACAAATCCCAACATGGTGCGACCCCGAATGGAAGTCATTGATGGAGAGTTGTTGGGCATCTGATCCATCAGAGAGGCCATCATTTTCAGAAATTTCTCAGAAATTAAGAAACATGGCCGCagcaatgaatttgaaatagtCCTTCACCAGAAACGAGCTTTCATGTGCATATCCCGCCTCGAAGAAAATATGGCTGCAGAACAAAGCATGTGCCGCCTTAAAATAAAGCATCCACTAACTCGTGTAATATTTTCCATCTTGTTTAGTGGAGTGTAATAACGTGTCTTCGGACATGCTATTACTCGGGAAAACTTGTAGAAATGTAATTTGTTATACTTCGAAGTGGTGTTCGACATGATGTTGCTTTGTGCAGCTATGCCTCTTACAGTAGTATCGGTTGTATACTTGAGCTGGTTTGTTTTCATGCTCTAGTGTAGAAGGTTCTTGTTTGGTATACACTGAATAATTAATAGAGAAGTGTTATAAGctgttattttatatttaaatgctATATTTCTGGTTAATATTTGATGTTTTTGGGGGCATAAATGAATTGAATTGATTAGAATATTAGTCATTTTTGTAAATGAGTTTgagcattattattattattattattattattattattttgattacaaagGGCTAGTTCAAATTCCTGCTTGTTTAGAAAGCTCTAAACtctaaaatgaatcttttcttATGATGGCAAAATTCCCAAAAATCCTGACTCATCTCGAATTTCGTTTAATTCCAATCTCGAAAATATCTGGAGTTGTCATTTTTCTGACTTGAGTTGTCGGAATTTTTTCCATCCAGATCAATGTAGGAGAGGAGTCAGATATAATATATTTCTTATTGAATTTTCGTCTAAACTcgattatattaataatttttttttgaaagaatattataatattattaaaacattgggtttgatatattataattttacataGTAACTTATTTAAAAGGAGCCATAGATGACAATTTTAGGACTTAAATTAAATGATTAACTAATtcatcaaaataaagaaatcacatatgcaaattttataattataattcgaataaaattatattatagaaaatgaaaGCGAGTTTATCATCATTTTCTCTCCTCCTGTCTAAGTCTAAAATAGTGAAGGAAACATGTTGTAGCCGAGAAAGACCTAACTTATCATCGGAATGAAATCATGTCTAATGAATACTGATTGATTGCAAATGGGTTTTTGTTCATAAAATGTTAtttgtttatagtttttttttaaatatttataaatcatatattatatgtGAATATATAAAATCACTAAAAAATTTCAACTAGGAGAATATTGATTGATGTCAAATGGATCTTGAGAAGGTTGTGTGGTAGTTTAACGAGA
This sequence is a window from Primulina huaijiensis isolate GDHJ02 chromosome 13, ASM1229523v2, whole genome shotgun sequence. Protein-coding genes within it:
- the LOC140956400 gene encoding uncharacterized protein, whose translation is MCNYQEIDNLNEVEVERECQFFDQQHQSVSLMDCTTVTAGSTPSSNDDIPRVKFLCSFLGSILPRPQDGKLRYVGGETRIVNVPRDITYEELMGKMRELLEGAALLKYQQPDEDLDALVSVVNDDDVTNMMEEYDKLGSRDGFIRLRIFLFLHNDPDGSLHFGDGDERDNERRYVDALNLNESPEYRKQPGESLAAVPFDDGHVAEQFFNQMNLEGSFHGQRNMELPIAQMNLRRLTIPHLGSGQPQQPIAQRYNEMETPWSPGYYSPRHPGNMDQRQFAEFPSSPSSRCRTPYGDFPDRIYSEDYSRPPVNTQFIYEQPLQYSDNMVLIPTGSAVNEKAGFPGNILQGSSAYEGNNICESCQMNFPKNQVYPESSRKASEQSHLETPNLGNGYIQVPNFCSECPPNREVYMLSSDANMHPAYQNDPRFVHPKTHNHERGWTSPHQSNPWAEESRPHISVAGRLADGYTIENGMNILHGRGNVCDRHHVQSPYIHHEDQRYARSGLEYGNQVFQDHAVASGSHIHLPSADGIRFVNPAYRYVDDNLHPAPQCHIPSQALWRNGVPSYEASVSHQLANGSVGTGVIRGTVEGSPRVQAFLENQNLWADSSQKIVFNGSHIPEHFNLQTVKLTPNMYTVENPQQYGLEPVQSAAELTKFGTSKGPFQKADPASLADDKSIPLADASIDFRNDTDIIKESNHAGAVENSVTCGIIDKDSNGLTSYASIKSNVPEPTVENGGIATIEATDVGFPKESLHVQLEVLPELTACVEEAALRSMKEMESKIQDDAALGVEHKLVANEHTRKDADGVDADTELEVDFDNENVYKSKIEPTKAEAEAIDQGLQTIKSEDLEEIRELGSGTYGAVYHGKWKGSDVAIKRIKASCFAGKPSERGRLIADFWKEALILSSLHHPNVVSFYGVVRDGEDGSLATVTEFMINGSLKQFLQKKDRTIDRRKRLIIAMDAAFGMEYLHGKNIVHFDLKCENLLVNMRDPHRPVCKIGDLGLSKVKQHTLVSGGVRGTLPWMAPELLSGKSKVTEKIDVYSFGIVMWELLTGDEPYADMHCASIIGGIVNNTLRPQIPTWCDPEWKSLMESCWASDPSERPSFSEISQKLRNMAAAMNLK